The proteins below are encoded in one region of Ricinus communis isolate WT05 ecotype wild-type chromosome 6, ASM1957865v1, whole genome shotgun sequence:
- the LOC8287975 gene encoding WAT1-related protein At1g25270, giving the protein MMMMINIYKWLQELKPVLFMIVVQFCFAGINVFYKLAAYDGMSLKVLVAYRFFFAIVFLVPLALIFERKSRPRLTWTILFQAFLCGFFGGSLTQNLYAESLVLTSATFASAMTNLIPAVTFVLAISFGLEKMGVKTRAGKAKVMGTLLGLGGAMLLTFYKGAEIKMWSTHINLMKIVKPHGGHVASSSGTQILGSLFAIANCFSFSLWLIIQAKMSANYPCPYSSTALMSVMAAIQETTFTLCTERDWTQWKLGWNIRLWSAAYAGIIVHGMMITLVIWCVRLKGPLYTSAFYPLMLVFTALMGPLLLDEYLHVGSILGATLIVCGLYAVLWGKDKEMKKMAQKISKEAETIQTINTSTSDNSENQNRGIIMDKTEEMERKV; this is encoded by the exons atgatgatgatgataaatatttacaagTGGTTACAAGAGTTGAAGCCAGTGTTGTTTATGATAGTTGTTCAGTTCTGTTTTGCTGGTATTAATGTTTTCTACAAATTAGCTGCTTACGATGGTATGAGCTTGAAGGTCCTTGTTGCCTACAGATTCTTCTTTGCCATTGTTTTCTTGGTTCCTCTTGCTCTTATCTTTGAGAG GAAAAGCAGGCCCAGACTTACATGGACTATTCTCTTTCAAGCATTTCTTTGTGGATTCTTTGG GGGATCGTTGACACAAAATTTATACGCTGAGAGTTTGGTATTGACATCTGCAACATTCGCCTCTGCCATGACTAATCTTATACCAGCAGTCACCTTCGTCTTAGCCATTTCTTTTGG GTTGGAGAAGATGGGAGTGAAAACCAGAGCAGGGAAGGCAAAAGTGATGGGCACATTGTTGGGTTTGGGTGGGGCAATGCTGCTAACATTTTACAAAGGAGCAGAAATTAAGATGTGGTCAACACATATCAATCTGATGAAAATTGTTAAGCCCCATGGAGGCCATGTGGCATCATCAAGTGGCACTCAGATACTGGGCAGTCTGTTTGCTATAGCAAATtgcttctcattttctttgtgGCTAATTATTCAAGCTAAAATGAGTGCAAATTATCCATGTCCTTACTCGAGCACAGCTTTGATGTCTGTAATGGCTGCAATCCAAGAAACTACTTTCACCCTTTGCACTGAGAGAGATTGGACCCAATGGAAATTGGGCTGGAATATAAGGTTGTGGAGCGCAGCATATGCG GGAATAATAGTGCATGGTATGATGATAACTCTCGTGATATGGTGTGTGAGGCTAAAGGGTCCGCTATATACTTCAGCTTTTTACCCCCTAATGCTTGTGTTCACTGCCTTGATGGGACCTCTCTTACTTGATGAATATTTACACGTTGGAAG CATACTAGGAGCAACTTTAATAGTATGTGGATTATATGCAGTGTTGTGGGGTAAAgacaaagaaatgaaaaaaatggcTCAGAAAATCTCCAAAGAAGCTGAAACCATTCAGACCATTAATACTAGCACTAGTGACAATTCtgaaaatcaaaatagagGTATTATAATGGACAAAACTGAGgaaatggaaagaaaagtaTAG